The nucleotide sequence TCGATTTTTATTAAAAATGGACCAAGTTATTGTGGACTGGGTTTTGAGGGCGCAGGTTTTACTTCATTTACAATCGCCAGCCCAACCGGCGAAGGTCTCACCCGGGCGCGAACCTTTACTCGGGAGCGTCGGTGTACTTTAGTTGATTATTTCCGAATTGTTTAATCGGAAGTCAGAGGGAGTAATATGAAGATAGGAAAAGTAATTGGAACAGTGGTTTGTAACCAAAAAGTGGATTCATTAAATGGAATTAAGTTATTGTTAATTCAACCGCTGAACGAAACTCTAAAGGAAGAAGGAACTCCAGTTGTTGCCTGTGATGCAGTTCAGGCAGGTTTGAATGATATAGTTTTTTATGAAGGAGGAAGAGAAGCCGCTCTGGGTTTAACCAATTGGTTTAATCCCTCCGATTTAACAGTCATGGGAATTATTGATACTTTATATACTGAGGAAGATATAAAATGATTTTAGCGAAAGTAATTGGACAAGTCGTTTCAACAATGAAATTAGATATCTTTAAAGGTTTTAAATTATTGTTAGTTAAACCGATTGATATTGAGGAGAAACCAAAAGGGAAAAGTTTTTTAGTGCTTGATACGGTTCAAGCTGGAGTGGGAGATATAGTATTGGTAATGGATGAGGGGAATTCAGCGCGGACAGTTCTTGAAAATACCACTGCTCCAATTCGTTCAATTATCGTGGGTATAGTTGATGAAAT is from Candidatus Atribacteria bacterium ADurb.Bin276 and encodes:
- the ccmL_3 gene encoding Carbon dioxide concentrating mechanism protein CcmL — protein: MKIGKVIGTVVCNQKVDSLNGIKLLLIQPLNETLKEEGTPVVACDAVQAGLNDIVFYEGGREAALGLTNWFNPSDLTVMGIIDTLYTEEDIK
- the eutN gene encoding Ethanolamine utilization protein EutN; amino-acid sequence: MILAKVIGQVVSTMKLDIFKGFKLLLVKPIDIEEKPKGKSFLVLDTVQAGVGDIVLVMDEGNSARTVLENTTAPIRSIIVGIVDEIQTTQRGEK